One stretch of Anguilla anguilla isolate fAngAng1 chromosome 5, fAngAng1.pri, whole genome shotgun sequence DNA includes these proteins:
- the dctpp1 gene encoding glutamyl-tRNA(Gln) amidotransferase subunit B, mitochondrial, whose product MAVSREEMEDLCGIVTAPSRLANGTPKGADTKHGGQDTCPPQNGLKPPQRFSFSAEPTMEDIRRLQAEFTDERGWNQFHQPRNLLLAMVGEVGEVSELFQWRGEVAEGLPDWTETEREHLSHELSDVLIYLLELAEKCHVDLPQAVLKKMALNRLKYPASKVHGSAKKYTEYQD is encoded by the coding sequence ATGGCTGTGAGCAGGGAAGAAATGGAAGACTTGTGCGGCATTGTGACAGCCCCGTCTAGATTGGCTAACGGTACTCCCAAAGGTGCTGACACAAAGCACGGGGGCCAAGACACCTGTCCTCCGCAAAACGGTCTGAAACCTCCGCAACGATTTTCATTCAGCGCGGAACCGACCATGGAAGATATCCGACGGCTGCAGGCGGAGTTTACGGATGAAAGGGGCTGGAACCAGTTCCACCAGCCCAGGAACTTGCTGCTAGCCATGGTGGGAGAGGTCGGAGAGGTGTCCGAGTTGTTCCAGTGGAGAGGGGAGGTGGCGGAGGGTCTTCCTGACTGGACTGAGACAGAGCGCGAACACCTGTCCCATGAACTTAGTGATGTGTTGATTTACCTGCTGGAGCTGGCGGAGAAATGCCACGTTGACCTCCCGCAAGCGGTACTGAAGAAAATGGCCCTTAACCGACTCAAGTACCCGGCCAGCAAAGTGCACGGTTCGGCGAAGAAATACACGGAGTACCAAGACTGA